From Bacillus sp. FSL K6-3431, the proteins below share one genomic window:
- a CDS encoding bifunctional 3-deoxy-7-phosphoheptulonate synthase/chorismate mutase, which produces MQNYKEGLSLSELELLRAKIEEKTLQMLELFNERGKIAQEIGKLKEMQGVKRFDPVQERKLFNLLAEHNEGPFDTSTVQHVFKEIIKASLELQKDDNRKALLVSRKKKPDDTVVSILGENIGDGTAHFIMGPCAVESYEQVKTVAQAMKKQGLKLMRGGAFKPRSSPYDFQGLGLEGLKILRQVADEEGMAVISEILHPNDIELALDYVDVIQLGARNMHNFELLKVAGATNKPVLLKRGLSATIEEFIYAAEYIIAQGNDQIILCERGIRTYERATRNTLDISAVPILKKETHLPVVVDVTHSTGRKDLLLPTSKAAIAIGADAVMAEVHPDPAVALSDSAQQMDIAEFNAYMDEVKAFAKVVQQAPTRV; this is translated from the coding sequence ATGCAGAATTATAAGGAGGGCTTATCATTGTCTGAACTAGAATTATTACGTGCCAAAATCGAAGAAAAAACTTTGCAAATGTTAGAATTGTTTAATGAACGAGGTAAGATTGCTCAGGAGATTGGTAAATTAAAAGAAATGCAGGGTGTGAAACGCTTTGACCCTGTCCAAGAAAGAAAATTGTTTAATTTACTTGCGGAACATAATGAAGGACCTTTTGATACATCGACTGTTCAACATGTGTTTAAGGAAATTATCAAAGCAAGCCTTGAACTACAAAAAGATGATAACAGGAAAGCACTCCTTGTATCTAGAAAGAAAAAGCCAGATGATACAGTTGTATCTATTTTAGGCGAAAACATCGGTGATGGGACAGCACATTTCATCATGGGACCATGTGCTGTTGAAAGCTATGAACAAGTAAAAACAGTCGCACAAGCGATGAAGAAACAGGGATTAAAACTGATGCGTGGTGGAGCTTTTAAACCAAGAAGTTCGCCATACGATTTCCAAGGCTTAGGCTTAGAAGGATTAAAGATTTTACGCCAAGTTGCAGATGAAGAAGGCATGGCTGTAATTAGTGAAATCTTACATCCAAACGATATAGAACTCGCTTTAGACTATGTTGATGTTATTCAACTTGGCGCCCGTAATATGCATAACTTTGAACTATTAAAAGTCGCTGGGGCAACAAACAAACCTGTATTATTAAAACGTGGACTGTCTGCAACAATTGAAGAATTCATATATGCAGCTGAATATATTATTGCGCAAGGTAATGATCAAATTATTCTTTGTGAAAGAGGCATTCGTACGTATGAAAGAGCCACAAGAAACACGCTCGATATTTCAGCAGTGCCAATTTTAAAGAAAGAAACACACTTGCCTGTCGTCGTTGATGTGACGCATTCAACAGGGCGCAAAGATCTATTGCTTCCTACATCAAAGGCTGCAATCGCAATTGGCGCTGATGCAGTAATGGCTGAAGTTCACCCTGATCCAGCTGTCGCATTATCAGATTCCGCACAGCAAATGGATATTGCAGAATTTAACGCATACATGGATGAAGTAAAAGCATTTGCAAAAGTAGTTCAACAAGCTCCTACTCGAGTGTGA